Proteins found in one Methanospirillum hungatei JF-1 genomic segment:
- a CDS encoding ABC transporter ATP-binding protein, producing MTQATPLQQLIRLSGLVKSHLRLLAAGMICDATKQLITIGIGLLGVFLIYTAKEQSNASALLPIGGAILILALARGVCGYFGPYLNHIAAFQVLSDLRNQLYRKVDPLAPAIFISRRTGDLVSVAINNIEILELFFAHTLTQIVVAVLVPLIVLCGLLFIHPSLAGILLIFLIMTALIPTLAIRMNEKKGDHLRLFLANMGSFLIDSVQGIWEILAFGRGKDRLEAIIRMVLEYRKEQRSYVQVNACASASYAVLVSGGIVIVLVAATILTQNGEINPFYLPITVILSAGAFSATREVVEVSKQLSMTIAGAKRFFEIMDDIPVVQENGSPAVALSAVPEIEVSNVWFRYGESEPYVLKGVSFTIPSGCTAAIVGLTGAGKTTLTHLLMRFWDPEKGSIRIDGHDIRDLNLNYLRNTVSIVTQDIFLFNTSIRENIRVGKASATDQEVEQAARFARIHEFISGLPDGYETIVGERGIRLSGGERQRVAIARAILKNSPVLIMDEATSNLDTGTEMMIRDTIRELMKGKTVFMIAHRLSTVVHADTILVLNQGEIIEQGTHHELLQHDGLYASLIAAQEI from the coding sequence ATGACTCAAGCAACACCACTTCAGCAATTAATCAGGCTGAGCGGCCTTGTGAAATCCCATCTCCGCCTTCTTGCAGCGGGAATGATCTGTGATGCGACAAAGCAACTGATTACGATCGGGATTGGTCTTTTGGGTGTTTTTCTCATCTATACTGCAAAAGAACAGAGCAACGCTTCCGCTCTTCTTCCAATAGGAGGAGCGATCCTGATTCTTGCCCTTGCACGGGGAGTTTGCGGGTACTTCGGGCCATATCTTAATCATATTGCAGCATTTCAGGTATTATCAGATCTCCGGAATCAGTTATACCGGAAAGTAGATCCACTTGCTCCTGCTATCTTTATCTCCCGGAGAACCGGCGATCTTGTTTCGGTAGCGATTAATAATATCGAAATACTGGAACTCTTTTTTGCTCATACGCTGACCCAGATTGTTGTTGCAGTTCTGGTGCCGTTGATTGTTCTCTGTGGCCTTTTGTTTATTCATCCGTCACTTGCAGGAATTCTTCTGATATTCCTTATTATGACGGCTCTTATTCCGACTCTTGCTATCAGGATGAATGAAAAGAAAGGAGATCATCTCAGGCTGTTCCTTGCCAACATGGGGAGTTTTCTCATCGACAGTGTCCAGGGTATATGGGAAATCCTTGCATTTGGAAGAGGAAAAGACAGGCTTGAGGCAATAATCCGAATGGTTCTGGAATACCGGAAAGAACAACGGTCATATGTCCAGGTAAATGCCTGTGCATCAGCTTCATACGCGGTTCTCGTATCCGGTGGTATTGTCATTGTTCTTGTGGCGGCTACTATTCTTACTCAGAATGGAGAGATCAATCCATTCTATCTTCCTATTACTGTCATATTGTCAGCCGGAGCATTTAGTGCTACACGGGAAGTTGTTGAGGTGTCAAAACAACTGAGCATGACCATTGCCGGCGCAAAACGGTTCTTTGAAATCATGGATGACATTCCGGTAGTTCAGGAAAATGGCTCACCGGCAGTAGCATTGTCAGCAGTTCCAGAAATTGAGGTATCTAATGTCTGGTTCAGATATGGAGAATCGGAGCCCTATGTTCTCAAAGGAGTATCATTTACCATCCCTTCAGGATGCACAGCAGCAATAGTCGGCCTTACCGGAGCTGGGAAAACAACACTTACTCATCTTCTCATGCGGTTTTGGGATCCGGAGAAGGGCTCTATCAGGATTGACGGACATGATATCAGGGATCTGAACCTTAATTATCTCAGAAATACGGTTTCTATCGTTACCCAGGATATCTTTCTCTTTAATACCTCTATCCGGGAAAATATCCGGGTGGGGAAGGCATCAGCTACTGATCAGGAAGTGGAACAGGCTGCACGATTTGCCCGGATTCACGAGTTTATCTCCGGACTTCCGGATGGATACGAAACAATTGTCGGAGAACGGGGGATTCGTCTTTCCGGTGGTGAACGTCAGAGGGTTGCAATTGCCAGGGCAATTCTTAAAAATTCTCCGGTCCTTATCATGGACGAGGCGACCAGTAATCTGGATACCGGAACTGAAATGATGATCCGGGATACCATTCGTGAACTGATGAAAGGAAAGACGGTATTTATGATCGCACACCGGCTCAGTACAGTGGTTCATGCTGATACGATCCTCGTGCTCAACCAGGGAGAGATAATTGAGCAGGGTACTCACCATGAATTGTTACAGCATGATGGATTGTACGCTTCACTTATTGCAGCTCAGGAGATATAA